The proteins below come from a single Lepidochelys kempii isolate rLepKem1 chromosome 20, rLepKem1.hap2, whole genome shotgun sequence genomic window:
- the LOC140900626 gene encoding uncharacterized protein isoform X5, translated as MSKLNHDLYEVMSKLEKQHSSKVFIIKGVPSNRRSLVISSPVSRPPVVFTSLGNSADGTSELPPNNSTCHARESVSSAAEGEAASSGGSEIQDERPASPAAVLTPDKRESMSAAEVQSGSSGASEIQDETPTSPAVLMHDKRESMSAAEVQSGSSGASEIQDETPTSPAVPMHDKRESLSAAEVESVSSGASEIQNENQTGTLEEPSRVTERSYRGVEDIAAATAAEILSAAIAEAVSKAKTSLPPSDGASAQTQTPGSLEADARDLQGGNECSVLHASNEIPSLQAPPSPDLREETNPSGDTQPTASQQESSQPGNGMPLGEVLDCPENATYPPDEDTSPPTPVHEVHQDPASTRGSSPPKAEEWANGQKQPQTETERTICQPSREAEEDRGSEGSMEELNISPTVTETQMMFGFTPNGETGSSSHELPVGFLFKAQAIQTHISDDENHLQFREGEIILVVTNSQAQEEGFLTGFKESDWKVNRDLLQKRAFPQDLIRPISSK; from the exons CTGAACCACGACTTGTATGAGGTGATGAGCAAACTGGAAAAGCAGCACTCCAGCAAAGTCTTTATCATTAAAGGGGTGCCGAG TAACAGGCGCTcactggtcatctcctccccggTGAGTCGTCCTCCTGTCGTTTTCACATCACTGGGAAATTCTGCAGATGGGACCTCTGAGCTGCCTCCTAACAATTCAACGTGTCATGCGAGAGAATCTGTTTCTTCAGCAGCAGAGGGGGAGGCCGCATCCTCCGGTGGCAGCGAAATCCAGGATGAGCGGCCGGCATCTCCTGCTGCTGTTTTGACCCCCGACAAGAGAGAGTCCATGTCAGCAGCAGAGGTGCAGTCCGGGTCCTCTGGTGCCAGTGAAATCCAGGATGAGACACCCACCTCTCCTGCTGTTCTGATGCATGACAAGAGAGAGTCCATGTCAGCAGCAGAGGTGCAGTCCGGGTCCTCTGGTGCCAGTGAAATCCAGGATGAGACACCCACCTCTCCTGCTGTTCCGATGCATGACAAGAGAGAGTCCCTGTCAGCAGCAGAGGTGGAGTCCGTGTCCTCTGGTGCCAGTGAAATCCAGAATGAGAATCAGACTGGGACTCTGGAGGAACCCAGCCGAGTGACAGAGAGGTCATACCGGGGAGTTGAAGATATTGCAGCAGCTACGGCTGCAGAGATTCTATCTGCCGCTATAGCTGAGGCTGTGAGCAAAGCCAAAACGTCTCTGCCGCCCTCTGATGGTGCATCAGCCCAAACCCAGACTCCAGGAAGCCTGGAGGCCGATGCTAGAGACCTGCAGGGGGGAAATGAATGCTCTGTACTCCATGCGAGCAATGAAATCCCATCTCTGCAAGCACCCCCTTCACCTGACTTGAGAGAGGAGACCAACCCATCAGGAGATACCCAACCCACAGCTTCCCAGCAAGAATCAAGTCAGCCAGGAAACGGGATGCCCCTCGGTGAGGTTTTAGATTGCCCTGAAAATGCCACGTACCCTCCTGATGAAGacacttcccctcccaccccagtccaTGAAGTCCATCAAGACCCAGCCAGCACCCGTGGCTCCAGTCCACCCAAAGCAGAGGAATGGGCCAATGGCCAGAAGCAGCCACAGACAGAGACTGAGCGGACCATTTGCCAGCCAAGCCGGGAGGCCGAAGAGGACCGGGGCAGCGAGGGGAGCATGGAAGAACTAAACATTTCCCCAACGGTGACTGAAACGCAG ATGATGTTTGGCTTCACTCCAAATGGTgaaacaggcagcagcagccatgagctgCCTGTGGGCTTCCTCTTCAAG GCTCAAGCAATCCAGACTCACATATCAGACGATGAAAATCATCTGCAGTTCAGGGAAGGGGAGATAATTCTGGTGGTAACCAACTCTCAGGCCCAG gAAGAAGGATTTCTGACCGGCTTCAAAGAGAGTGATTGGAAGGTGAACCGGGATCTCCTACAGAAGAGAGCTTTCCCCCAAGATCTCATCAGACCCATCTCCTCCAAATGA